One Saccharopolyspora erythraea NRRL 2338 genomic region harbors:
- a CDS encoding substrate-binding domain-containing protein: MPDNEVKQRPRPLSALGRTAGPLTGLLALAVLLAVLSPDFLTANNLLNVGVQASVVAVLAFGMTFVIVSGGIDLSVGSVAGLSGIVTGWAVAGAGLPLWLAIPVGLAAGAAAGLLSGVLITAGRVPPFIATLAMLSVARGLALVLADGRPISLDGWLAELGSGELFGFLPYPVLVMLAIGLLTAFVLRRTYAGRAMYAIGGNAEAARLSGIKVSRQKLLIYALSGLFAAVAGILLAARLASAQPEAGSGYELDAIAAVVIGGASLAGGVGSALGTFVGALVLAVLRNGLNLLDVSAFWQQVAIGAVIAVAVLFDTLRQRRRTGRRGALRTPAVRRAIAAVTALLVVAAGWAVYERQQGPADARLRIALSVSTLNNPFFVDVRAGAQAEADRLGVELSVTDAGEDASQQANAVQNAIARNADAIIVNPVDSDAVVPSVKAANDAGIPVVGVDRAPSAGTVVTTVASDNVTGGQLAARELVRLVGSGPVAVLEGKPGTSAARERGEGFTNEIRNHPQIQVVASQPADFERTKALDVMQNIMQSHPEVRGVFAANDEMALGAVKALGARAGTDVKVVGFDGTPEGLDAVRAGTESADVAQQPKLLGKAAVEQAVRAARDHNQGPGPATSIPVQVVTRETVEQFLRGQ; this comes from the coding sequence ATGCCTGACAACGAGGTCAAGCAGCGACCTCGCCCGCTGAGCGCGCTGGGCCGCACCGCCGGTCCGCTGACCGGGCTGCTGGCGCTGGCGGTGCTGCTGGCGGTGCTGTCGCCGGACTTCCTGACCGCCAACAACCTGCTCAACGTGGGTGTGCAGGCGTCGGTCGTGGCGGTGCTGGCCTTCGGCATGACGTTCGTGATCGTCAGCGGTGGCATCGACCTGTCGGTGGGCAGCGTCGCTGGGCTTTCCGGCATCGTCACCGGCTGGGCGGTAGCCGGGGCGGGACTGCCGCTGTGGCTGGCGATTCCGGTCGGGCTGGCCGCGGGCGCGGCGGCCGGGCTGCTCAGCGGTGTCCTGATCACCGCGGGGCGGGTGCCGCCGTTCATCGCGACCCTGGCGATGCTCAGCGTCGCGCGCGGTCTGGCCCTGGTGCTCGCCGACGGGCGTCCGATCAGCCTGGACGGCTGGCTCGCCGAGCTCGGCAGCGGCGAGTTGTTCGGGTTCCTGCCCTACCCGGTGCTGGTGATGCTGGCGATCGGGCTGCTGACGGCGTTCGTGCTGCGCCGCACCTATGCAGGGCGCGCGATGTACGCGATCGGCGGCAACGCCGAGGCCGCCCGCCTCTCCGGCATCAAGGTCAGCAGGCAGAAGCTGCTGATCTACGCGCTGTCCGGGCTTTTCGCGGCGGTGGCGGGCATCCTGCTCGCCGCGCGGCTGGCGTCGGCCCAGCCCGAGGCGGGCAGCGGCTACGAGCTGGACGCGATCGCGGCCGTGGTCATCGGCGGCGCGAGCCTCGCGGGTGGCGTCGGCTCGGCGCTGGGCACCTTCGTCGGCGCCCTGGTGCTGGCGGTGCTGCGCAACGGGCTCAACCTGCTGGACGTCTCGGCGTTCTGGCAGCAGGTGGCCATCGGCGCGGTCATCGCGGTCGCGGTGCTGTTCGACACGCTGCGCCAGCGCAGGCGGACCGGGCGCCGCGGGGCGCTGCGGACCCCAGCGGTGCGGCGCGCCATCGCGGCCGTCACGGCGCTGCTCGTCGTCGCCGCGGGCTGGGCCGTCTACGAGCGGCAGCAGGGACCGGCCGACGCCAGGCTGCGCATCGCGCTCTCGGTGTCCACTTTGAACAACCCGTTCTTCGTCGACGTCCGGGCGGGCGCGCAGGCCGAGGCCGACCGGCTCGGTGTGGAGCTGTCGGTGACCGACGCGGGCGAGGACGCCTCGCAGCAGGCCAACGCGGTGCAGAACGCCATCGCGCGCAACGCCGACGCGATCATCGTCAACCCCGTCGACTCCGACGCGGTGGTCCCTTCCGTCAAGGCGGCCAACGACGCCGGGATCCCGGTGGTCGGCGTCGACCGCGCGCCCAGCGCGGGCACCGTGGTCACCACCGTCGCCTCCGACAACGTCACCGGCGGTCAGCTCGCGGCCAGGGAGCTCGTGCGACTGGTCGGGTCGGGTCCGGTGGCGGTGCTGGAGGGCAAGCCGGGCACCTCGGCGGCCAGGGAACGCGGGGAGGGCTTCACCAACGAGATCCGCAACCACCCGCAGATCCAGGTCGTCGCCTCGCAGCCGGCCGACTTCGAGCGCACCAAGGCCCTCGACGTCATGCAGAACATCATGCAGTCGCACCCGGAGGTCAGGGGCGTCTTCGCCGCCAACGACGAGATGGCCCTCGGCGCGGTCAAGGCACTCGGCGCCAGGGCGGGCACGGACGTCAAGGTCGTCGGGTTCGACGGCACCCCGGAAGGCCTCGACGCCGTCCGCGCGGGCACCGAAAGCGCCGACGTAGCCCAACAGCCGAAACTTCTCGGCAAGGCAGCCGTCGAGCAGGCCGTCCGCGCAGCCCGCGACCACAACCAGGGCCCTGGCCCGGCAACGAGCATCCCGGTCCAGGTAGTCACGAGGGAAACCGTGGAGCAGTTCCTACGCGGCCAGTGA